The following DNA comes from Gemmatimonadaceae bacterium.
ACGGATCGATGGGGCCCAGGCACTCGTCGCAGATAGCGACTGGAGCCGCGTCGTACTCGGCGGCGCACACGCGGCAGCGTTGCGGACGCGGACGCAGGGAATCGACTGCCACATTCGGATGGACGTTTGTGGTCATCTAAAAAAATACCTCACCGACGCGATGCCCCGTGCACGACGAGCTGCGTCACCTCGCGATCACCAGCTCGGCCGGGAACGAATTCTCGTGCGCCACGCACGGAGGAGCCTCGATCCGCAGGTCGCGCACGTTTTCCCGCAGGTCATGAATCTCGGCTTCCTGTTCGCGGGATATCGCGTAACAGTGTTCCGGCCCCGGGAAACGAGCGCCGCGCACGTCATCGGCATACGCGCGGAAAACACGCTCGATCTCCTCGCCCACACCTCCGTACCGCTTGACGAAGCTCGGCCGGATGTCTCCGACAAAATTGCCGAGTATGTCGTGGGAGATAACGAGCTGGCCGTCAACGTGCGGGCCCGCCCCGATCCCGTACACCAGGATCCCGACGCTCTCCCGCACAAGCGCCGCCGTCTCAGCGGGCATCGCCTCCAGCAGCAGAGCAAAGGCGCCCGCCTCCTGCAACGCGATGGCGTCGTCCACGAGTTTTTCCGCGGCAGCGCGGGATTTGCCCTGAACCCGGTAGCCACCCAGCTGGCCCAGCGACTGCGGCGTGAGTCCCAGGTGTCCCATGACGTTGATGCCGGCGTCGGTCATTGCCCGCACGCGCGATGCAACGCGTGAGCCCCCCTCGCATTTGACGGCGTCGCACCCGAGCGCGACAAACCGTCCAGCGCTGATAATTGCCGTCTCGTCAGATGGCTGATACGAGAGGAAGGGCAGATCTCCGACGACGAAGCTGTACGTGCTCGCTCGACAGACACTGCGGACGAAGACAATCATCTCGTCCATGCCGATGCCAAGCGTATTGGGAAGCCCCATCATCGTCATCGCCGCCGAATCCCCAACGAGCAGCATGTCGACTCCGGCGCGTTCGGCAAAAGCAGCCGTAGCGTAATCGTAGGCGGTAACGAAGACAGCTTTTTCTCCACGTTCACGAAAAGCGGCCAGCGTTGCAGTCGTGACTTTCTTGCGTGTCATGGCGGTACTCCGGGACAGCAGCGGAAGGGCGGCGGGCGATCTGCGTGGTGCCCGAGCACCTGCGCCGCGTCAAACACTCGCCGAGTGGCTGCTGAAAACACGAAAGCCCACGGAGTAGCCGCGGGCGAGAGCGTTTTAGCGAGTTGTTTAACGTGGCTGCAATAGGCGGCAAATCACCACGAAATCAGTTGTACCATCATTGATACCGCGCACGGCCCCTGTTGTCAAGCCGCGAAACTCGTTCAGATTTCCTGAATGGATATTCTCAAGGGGTACCTGAAGAACTACTGGAAGCTGGTGGGACTGGCGCTGGTCCTCGCCACCATCAATCAGGTCTTCTCGCTTCTCGATCCGCTGATTTTCCGTCACATCATCGACAACTACGCGACCCGCTACAAGGATTACACCACCGAGCAGTTCATAAGAGGGGTTGCGCTGCTGCTGAGTGCTGCTGTCGGTGTGGCATTTGTCTCGCGGGTGGCAAAAAACTTCCAGGATTATTTCGTCAACGTCGTTGTGCAGCGGCTGGGTGCCCAGATGTACTCGGACGGAATCCGCCACTCGCTCGAGCTGCCGTACTCGGTATTCGAGGACCAGCGCAGCGGCGAGACACTCGGCAAGCTGCAGAAAGTGCGAAGCGATGTCGAAAAGTTTATTTCGATGTCGATCAACATGCTATTCACGACGCTGGTTGGGGTGGTGTTCGTGGTGATCTACGCACTGTCAGTGCACTGGGTGATCGCGCCGGCGTTTCTGCTCACGGTTCCAATGCTGGGCCTTCTCAGCTCAATCCTCAGCAAGCGGATCAAGGTGATCCAGAAGGAGATCGTCGCCGAGACGACGGCGCTCGCGGGATCGACTACGGAGTCGCTGCGGAACATCGAGCTCGTCAAGAGCCTGGGGCTTGCCGATCAGGAAGTGAAGCGGCTCAACTCCACGACCGACAAGATCCTCAAGCTTGAGCTGAAGAAGGTCCGGTATCTCCGCAGTCTGAGCTTTATCCAGGGAACGTTCGTAAATCTGCTGAGAACGTGCATCCTGTTTTTGATGCTGTATCTGATCTTCACACAGAAAATCACCGTTGGGC
Coding sequences within:
- the panB gene encoding 3-methyl-2-oxobutanoate hydroxymethyltransferase; protein product: MTRKKVTTATLAAFRERGEKAVFVTAYDYATAAFAERAGVDMLLVGDSAAMTMMGLPNTLGIGMDEMIVFVRSVCRASTYSFVVGDLPFLSYQPSDETAIISAGRFVALGCDAVKCEGGSRVASRVRAMTDAGINVMGHLGLTPQSLGQLGGYRVQGKSRAAAEKLVDDAIALQEAGAFALLLEAMPAETAALVRESVGILVYGIGAGPHVDGQLVISHDILGNFVGDIRPSFVKRYGGVGEEIERVFRAYADDVRGARFPGPEHCYAISREQEAEIHDLRENVRDLRIEAPPCVAHENSFPAELVIAR